One window of Perca flavescens isolate YP-PL-M2 chromosome 6, PFLA_1.0, whole genome shotgun sequence genomic DNA carries:
- the tnfrsf1a gene encoding tumor necrosis factor receptor superfamily member 1A, protein MEGAGHRGRWDIKAPVGTILLLMCMFIPTLTLLQPSEEKTCPHGDYLTEKGICCNKCPPGFKLLEMCHATGHRSNCTKCPAGQYTDEMNYSRNCRSCRRCKGKNDKAISSCEYNKNTICKCEDGYYKSVIDSETYECQKCSPCGQNEKPKEKCTPEKNTVCECEENYYKVKGKGKCEPCKNCTAECIHQCQPSTPTPPPPPPPPPSPTTKAPPLEGGYLIMIIAGVAVTAVILLVLLVLITYTVTKRITKNKLLKPYCQPSDVSVDSCKRALFHIEEPSDNMSVKALPQSPVSEQEPYNLPDCVPLEVKIPDLIYTVLDLVPVLQVKQLVRSLGVKDTEIEQAEMDHRSCREAHYQMLRVWAERGSRAGGGGRGRMLHSPLLQELLEELRKMHLGQAAEELETKYGIQ, encoded by the exons ATGGAGGGAGCTGGGCACAGAGGAAGATGGGACATAAAAGCCCCTGTTGGCACAATACTGCTCCTCATG TGCATGTTCATCCCCACTCTGACATTGTTACAACCTTCAGAGGAGAAGACGTGTCCACATGGCGACTATCTCACTGAAAAGGGAATTTGTTGCAACAAATGCCCTCCAG GTTTTAAGCTTTTAGAAATGTGTCATGCTACGGGTCACAGAAGTAACTGCACAAAATGTCCTGCTGGCCAATATACAGACGAGATGAACTACTCCCGCAACTGCAGAAGTTGCAGACGCTGCAAAG GAAAGAATGACAAGGCGATATCATCATGTGAATATAACAAAAACACGATTTGTAAATGTGAGGATGGTTATTACAAGTCTGTTATTGACTCAGAAACATACGAGTGTCAGAAATGTTCACCGTGTGGACAGAATGAAAAGCCAAAAGAGAAAT GTACACCAGAGAAAAacactgtgtgtgaatgtgaagaGAACTACTACAAAGTCAAGGGCAAGGGCAAGTGTGAGCCCTGCAAGAA TTGTACCGCTGAGTGCATACATCAATGTCAACCATCAActcctactcctcctcctcctcctcctcctcctccttctcctacTACAAAAG CTCCTCCGCTTGAAGGTGGATATCTTATCATGATAATTGCTGGAGTTGCAGTTACGGCTGTGATATTGCTGGTGCTGTTGGTTCTCATCACCTACACTGTTACAAAACGGATTACCAAAAATAAGTTGCTGAAACCGTACTGTCAACCCTCTGACGTCTCTGTGGACTCATGCAAG CGAGCCCTGTTCCACATCGAGGAACCTTCAGACAACATGAGTGTCAAGGCTCTTCCCCAAAGTCCTGTGAGTGAACAGGAGCCATACAATCTGCCTGACTGTGTCCCCCTGGAAGTCAAGA TCCCTGATCTGATCTACACGGTGCTGGATCTGGTTCCTGTGCTGCAGGTAAAGCAGCTGGTGCGTTCTCTCGGTGTGAAGGATACAGAGATCGAACAAGCAGAGATGGATCATCGATCCTGCCGCGAGGCTCACTACCAGATGCTGAGAGTGTGGGCTGAGAGAGGGTCACGTGCAGGTGGAGGAGGACGAGGTAGAATGCTGCACTCGCCCTTGTTGCAGGAGTTGTTGGAGGAACTGAGAAAGATGCACCTGGGACAGGCAGCCGAGGAGCTGGAGACAAAGTACGGCATTCAGTAG
- the cd27 gene encoding tumor necrosis factor receptor superfamily member 6 isoform X1 — protein MNNPLTHFWSPVHSHTQRVPGRSQVTSCLSISSTMQPLRFFAFTFLVGLSFLSVVLSIDCNERQYEWPVEQPKLCCDKCPPGKHVVRRSITTCEIECESCTTNLFNEKYNVQQTCEFCENCDKKNMEYISHCNVTHNAVCRCKDGYKCKDQSCKQCVPISPFTTKPTLPPSTTALKPGAYHTDTVWFLVIIAILCAGIALVVVTKIKPFLHWIKAKHGYLLAKESVPVPPFSEDEEVSKPVQEVRGKCDV, from the exons ATGAATAATCCCCTGACACACTTCTGGTCCCCTGTTCATTCTCACACTCAGAGGGTCCCAGGCAGGTCCCAGGTTACATCTTGTCTCTCCATCTCATCCACA ATGCAGCCACTCCgtttttttgcttttactttCCTGGTCggtctctctttcctctcagtTGTGCTTTCCATAGACTGCAATGAAAGACAATATGAGTGGCCAGTGGAACAACCCAAATTATGCTGTGACAAATGTCCACCAG GCAAACATGTGGTTCGGCGTTCAATAACAACTTGTGAAATTGAGTGTGAATCTTGCACAACGAACCTGTTCAATGAAAAGTACAACGTACAACAGACTTGCGAATTTTGTGAAAACTGCGATAAAA aaaaCATGGAGTACATTTCACACTGTAATGTCACTCATAACGCTGTATGCAGATGTAAAGATGGCTACAAATGCAAAGACCAATCCTGCAAACAGTGTGTGCCGATATCACCCTTCACCACCAAACCTACACTCCCGCCATCCACTACAG CCCTAAAACCTGGAGCCTACCACACAG ATACAGTGTGGTTCCTGGTGATAATTGCCATCCTGTGTGCAGGAATTGCACTCGTTGTTGTAACAAAAATCAAGCCCTTTCTGCACTGGATCAAAGCCAAGCACG GTTACCTTTTAGCTAAAGAATCTGTACCAGTGCCACCATTTTCCGAGGACGAAGAAGTATCCAAGCCTGTCCAGGAAGTGCGAGGGAAATGTGATGTATGA
- the cd27 gene encoding CD27 antigen isoform X2: protein MNNPLTHFWSPVHSHTQRVPGRSQVTSCLSISSTMQPLRFFAFTFLVGLSFLSVVLSIDCNERQYEWPVEQPKLCCDKCPPGKHVVRRSITTCEIECESCTTNLFNEKYNVQQTCEFCENCDKKNMEYISHCNVTHNAVCRCKDGYKCKDQSCKQCVPISPFTTKPTLPPSTTALKPGAYHTGIALVVVTKIKPFLHWIKAKHGYLLAKESVPVPPFSEDEEVSKPVQEVRGKCDV, encoded by the exons ATGAATAATCCCCTGACACACTTCTGGTCCCCTGTTCATTCTCACACTCAGAGGGTCCCAGGCAGGTCCCAGGTTACATCTTGTCTCTCCATCTCATCCACA ATGCAGCCACTCCgtttttttgcttttactttCCTGGTCggtctctctttcctctcagtTGTGCTTTCCATAGACTGCAATGAAAGACAATATGAGTGGCCAGTGGAACAACCCAAATTATGCTGTGACAAATGTCCACCAG GCAAACATGTGGTTCGGCGTTCAATAACAACTTGTGAAATTGAGTGTGAATCTTGCACAACGAACCTGTTCAATGAAAAGTACAACGTACAACAGACTTGCGAATTTTGTGAAAACTGCGATAAAA aaaaCATGGAGTACATTTCACACTGTAATGTCACTCATAACGCTGTATGCAGATGTAAAGATGGCTACAAATGCAAAGACCAATCCTGCAAACAGTGTGTGCCGATATCACCCTTCACCACCAAACCTACACTCCCGCCATCCACTACAG CCCTAAAACCTGGAGCCTACCACACAG GAATTGCACTCGTTGTTGTAACAAAAATCAAGCCCTTTCTGCACTGGATCAAAGCCAAGCACG GTTACCTTTTAGCTAAAGAATCTGTACCAGTGCCACCATTTTCCGAGGACGAAGAAGTATCCAAGCCTGTCCAGGAAGTGCGAGGGAAATGTGATGTATGA
- the cd27 gene encoding CD27 antigen isoform X3 → MQPLRFFAFTFLVGLSFLSVVLSIDCNERQYEWPVEQPKLCCDKCPPGKHVVRRSITTCEIECESCTTNLFNEKYNVQQTCEFCENCDKKNMEYISHCNVTHNAVCRCKDGYKCKDQSCKQCVPISPFTTKPTLPPSTTALKPGAYHTDTVWFLVIIAILCAGIALVVVTKIKPFLHWIKAKHGYLLAKESVPVPPFSEDEEVSKPVQEVRGKCDV, encoded by the exons ATGCAGCCACTCCgtttttttgcttttactttCCTGGTCggtctctctttcctctcagtTGTGCTTTCCATAGACTGCAATGAAAGACAATATGAGTGGCCAGTGGAACAACCCAAATTATGCTGTGACAAATGTCCACCAG GCAAACATGTGGTTCGGCGTTCAATAACAACTTGTGAAATTGAGTGTGAATCTTGCACAACGAACCTGTTCAATGAAAAGTACAACGTACAACAGACTTGCGAATTTTGTGAAAACTGCGATAAAA aaaaCATGGAGTACATTTCACACTGTAATGTCACTCATAACGCTGTATGCAGATGTAAAGATGGCTACAAATGCAAAGACCAATCCTGCAAACAGTGTGTGCCGATATCACCCTTCACCACCAAACCTACACTCCCGCCATCCACTACAG CCCTAAAACCTGGAGCCTACCACACAG ATACAGTGTGGTTCCTGGTGATAATTGCCATCCTGTGTGCAGGAATTGCACTCGTTGTTGTAACAAAAATCAAGCCCTTTCTGCACTGGATCAAAGCCAAGCACG GTTACCTTTTAGCTAAAGAATCTGTACCAGTGCCACCATTTTCCGAGGACGAAGAAGTATCCAAGCCTGTCCAGGAAGTGCGAGGGAAATGTGATGTATGA
- the si:dkey-260g12.1 gene encoding tumor necrosis factor receptor superfamily member 5 isoform X1 → MRLVQCFVVVLVLSAQLVLTSPVNYAIGGRTCKMCPAGKMMCEYQKSCTECESCPAGSYTIELNREDSCHDCYRDCRPDFHLKMVQNCTSTSNVLCDCEDGFTCIQWVTGSTNCRNCVKIQETTTTEAAAGFSVKNKHTTSSASSGHSSTSTKPCIFPKCGTQSVPPAGNGTHLKEDKTSSQLAAILCPVVVVGCVALVILLLVCRPGDETCFKQAIAPFCNEGGRDASHKPKESTHQIPRDSFSAKQQPSGLSAANLGPVHVHNPGTVIFSLLSQFTGQVGPTTECGKAAKRVISEEEERDCPAFHPTSSPSIHLSEEERSGEIDSIFFPSQEQGKDCHVSKEEVL, encoded by the exons ATGAGACTGGTGCAATGTTTCGTGGTTGTCTTGGTGTTATCTGCACAGCTGGTGCTTACCTCTCCAGTG AATTACGCTATTGGCGGCAGAACCTGTAAAATGTGCCCTGCAGGTAAGATGATGT GTGAGTATCAGAAGTCTTGTACAGAGTGTGAGTCCTGTCCTGCTGGAAGCTACACAATTGAGTTGAACCGTGAAGACAGCTGCCATGACTGCTACAGAGACTGCAGACCAG ATTTTCATCTGAAGATGGTTCAGAACTGCACCAGCACGTCCAATGTATTGTGCGACTGTGAGGATGGGTTCACATGCATTCAGTGGGTCACAGGTTCAACAAACTGCAGAAACTGTGTCAAGATCCAAGAAACGACCACAACTG AAGCAGCTGCTGGTTTTTCAgtcaaaaataaacacacaacttCCTCAGCTTCCTCAGGACATAGCAGCACTTCCACCAAACCTTGCATATTTCCTAA gtgtggcacTCAGTCAGTCCCACCGGCAGGAAATGGCACACATCTCAAAGAAG ACAAGACGAGCAGTCAGCTGGCAGCCATCTTGTGTCCAGTGGTTGTTGTGGGATGTGTGGCCCTTGTGATCCTGCTTTTAGTTTGCCGCCCCGGAGATGAAACATGTTTCAAGCAAG CTATTGCACCGTTTTGCAATGAA GGAGGTAGAGACGCTTCTCACAAGCCAAAGGAGTCAACTCATCAGATCCCCAGAGACTCATTCAGTGCAAAGCAGCAGCCGTCGGGCCTCTCAGCAGCCAATCTGG GTCCAGTTCATGTCCACAATCCCGGGACGGTCATCTTTAGCTTGCTCAGTCAGTTTACAGGCCAAGTTGGTCCGACAACTGAATGTGGGAAGGCGGCCAAGAGAGTGATCAgcgaagaagaagagagagactgTCCTGCGTTTCATCCCACATCCTCTCCCAGTATTCATCTctctgaggaggagaggagcgGAGAGATTGACAGCATTTTCTTTCCCTCCCAGGAGCAGGGGAAGGACTGCCACGTGTCCAAAGAGGAGGTGCTATGA
- the si:dkey-260g12.1 gene encoding tumor necrosis factor receptor superfamily member 5 isoform X2 encodes MRLVQCFVVVLVLSAQLVLTSPVNYAIGGRTCKMCPAGEYQKSCTECESCPAGSYTIELNREDSCHDCYRDCRPDFHLKMVQNCTSTSNVLCDCEDGFTCIQWVTGSTNCRNCVKIQETTTTEAAAGFSVKNKHTTSSASSGHSSTSTKPCIFPKCGTQSVPPAGNGTHLKEDKTSSQLAAILCPVVVVGCVALVILLLVCRPGDETCFKQAIAPFCNEGGRDASHKPKESTHQIPRDSFSAKQQPSGLSAANLGPVHVHNPGTVIFSLLSQFTGQVGPTTECGKAAKRVISEEEERDCPAFHPTSSPSIHLSEEERSGEIDSIFFPSQEQGKDCHVSKEEVL; translated from the exons ATGAGACTGGTGCAATGTTTCGTGGTTGTCTTGGTGTTATCTGCACAGCTGGTGCTTACCTCTCCAGTG AATTACGCTATTGGCGGCAGAACCTGTAAAATGTGCCCTGCAG GTGAGTATCAGAAGTCTTGTACAGAGTGTGAGTCCTGTCCTGCTGGAAGCTACACAATTGAGTTGAACCGTGAAGACAGCTGCCATGACTGCTACAGAGACTGCAGACCAG ATTTTCATCTGAAGATGGTTCAGAACTGCACCAGCACGTCCAATGTATTGTGCGACTGTGAGGATGGGTTCACATGCATTCAGTGGGTCACAGGTTCAACAAACTGCAGAAACTGTGTCAAGATCCAAGAAACGACCACAACTG AAGCAGCTGCTGGTTTTTCAgtcaaaaataaacacacaacttCCTCAGCTTCCTCAGGACATAGCAGCACTTCCACCAAACCTTGCATATTTCCTAA gtgtggcacTCAGTCAGTCCCACCGGCAGGAAATGGCACACATCTCAAAGAAG ACAAGACGAGCAGTCAGCTGGCAGCCATCTTGTGTCCAGTGGTTGTTGTGGGATGTGTGGCCCTTGTGATCCTGCTTTTAGTTTGCCGCCCCGGAGATGAAACATGTTTCAAGCAAG CTATTGCACCGTTTTGCAATGAA GGAGGTAGAGACGCTTCTCACAAGCCAAAGGAGTCAACTCATCAGATCCCCAGAGACTCATTCAGTGCAAAGCAGCAGCCGTCGGGCCTCTCAGCAGCCAATCTGG GTCCAGTTCATGTCCACAATCCCGGGACGGTCATCTTTAGCTTGCTCAGTCAGTTTACAGGCCAAGTTGGTCCGACAACTGAATGTGGGAAGGCGGCCAAGAGAGTGATCAgcgaagaagaagagagagactgTCCTGCGTTTCATCCCACATCCTCTCCCAGTATTCATCTctctgaggaggagaggagcgGAGAGATTGACAGCATTTTCTTTCCCTCCCAGGAGCAGGGGAAGGACTGCCACGTGTCCAAAGAGGAGGTGCTATGA